The genomic segment GCCCCGGAAAAAGTTCATCTGGGACGACAAACTCAGGTCGGAATTTAAAAGTATCGACGTCCGCTAACCGTTTTCACCTCTTGTCACGTTACACACAAACGTCAAGAGCCACAGCCAGAAGAAATCAGTTCCTACTTGTGTTTAGAGAGCCGTTGCTCTGCGTCGTTGTTTGTAGGTCGTTGCTGTGTAACCTGGTGCAGGTGAAGCTGAGCTTCTACGAGCTGGAGGGCAAAAACTGTCTGTCTGTAGAAGATTACCTCAAAGCCTTCATGGAGTCGGAGGTGAAGCCTCTGTGGCCCAAGGGCTGGATGCAGGCCAGGTGAGTGAGGGCAGCAGAGACACCTGTCAGGGTCGCATCCTGCACAACCAGGCTTGATCCATGGATCCattgttctgctgttttaatCTCTATTTGTAGGATGCTGTTCAAAGAAAGCACCATGGTCCACGGTCATCTAACTGGCTTTACGTAAGAcgcttttaaattttttttaattgtcctATTATTCACCGAAAGCTTAATTTTTAGGTATcgctgacttttttttgttttttttaatcggTTTGCTTTTAGAGCGAAGAAGAAGATGGTCCCGACTCCGAAAGCCAAACCAAAGGTAAGTCAGAAGTATTTTGTAAATGAAGAATTCGTCTCTTTTCTGCACTTTGCTTGATTTGAGCTTCTCAGCTTTTTATCACATccacaaacttcaacatattttactgggattttgtgTAATAGTACATTTTAGCTTCTTTCATAAACATATGCTTTGTAAagatacattaaaatgtatctCCTTTTCTTTAAGATGTTAGAGCCAATtgaatattttgcatatttctgaaaaacaccTCACaccttttacaaaaatacaaaacacaacacagtttGATCTAAACCACCTAAaaggagtgaaaacaaaacatgagttttattatactattataaatatttcacacttGTTTTATTCAGTATCATTTAGTCATGTGTGGCTCTCAATATTGTCCGGAtcatttttggattttgaattttaaaaacttgcaaaaatccaaaatggGTAATTTAACAattacattgaagtttgttagTCTTCTTAATATCACCACAATTAAGCAAACAAGTTTTTAAGAGggtgtaattatttatttcaggaagTGACGTGGGTTCAGCGCCCCGCCCCTCCAGCTGGTGTCACGCCGTCCCCTGCCACTCAGGTTGCCAAGCGACCCCTTCCGTCACCGCCGGGGACCATATGCCTGGATTCCCTCGACGAAGCTCCTTCCCCGGATTCCATCTCTCAGGCGCTCGCCATCCTCGGCAACGTGGCTAAAGGTTTGGCCCAGGGGGACACGCCGCCTTCCCCGGAGAGGCCCAAGACCTCCGCCAACCCCGCCGGCCTCCACGCCTCGcctctcctccagctgcagaaGAAGACCTCCGTCAGTAGTCCCAGCTCCAGCACACCTCACTACATCACTACCTCTTCATCGCCCTCCACCTCCCTGTCCCGGCCCGCCCCCATCACGCCGTCTCCTCTGACCCCGGTGAGGGTGGAGGGGGCGGGGGTCGTCAAGGGGACGCCGCAGCCAAACAGACACACTGTTTTGAACACTCAGAGACCTTTAAGCGTGGGCGTGACGAAAGCAAACATGCCCGTCTCGGTTTCCTCACCTAAACCACGCCCTCCGCCCACCGCCTCTCCACTGGTGGCCCCGGGACCAAAGACGGGGGTCTCCATTCCCCCGTCGGGCCTCCTTAAGGGCAGCAATAATAAGGTCACCGGTGGGGACACAATCATTATCACTTCGACTCAGTCTCGGCCGCACACCCTCACGTCCCCCTCACTCGTCATCAACAAAACCTTCCAGGCTTCCCGTCTGCCACAGACGCCCCAGAACAAGACGTCCTCCTCCCTCCCACAAACTCCATCCGGAGTCCAACCTCAGCCGCAGTCCAACTTCATCACCCCCATGCACGCCACCCTCACCAAGTCCGCCCACAGCAGCATCCCACCCATCGTCAAGCTCACCCCCCGAACGCCCAACCCCACCGTCTCCCCGGCCTCCACCTCCAGCATCCCCACCTCAGCCTCCATTTCTCAGAGTCCTCGATCTCAGGCAGCCCCCTCCATACACCAGTACACTCCCAAAACCCCGGCCATCTTCCGGCCGCCGTTCTCAGGTGCTTCAGGAGGAGTGGCCAAGTCGGGTCAAGGCAGCTACACTCCTTCCAGCAGCCAAAAGACCCCCGGCGTTATTAGCGCCACCAACACCAGCCTTATAAACACCTCATCTATGAGCAAGCATTCAGGAAGCAGTGCCTCCCccgcggcagcagcagcagcctctgtGACCCAGCGTCAGCGGACTGTGGGCGGGACACCTCAGGGGGTCAAGCCGGTCGTGTCCGTTCCGTTATCATCGGTCTCGTCTCAGCTACCGCAGGTTTGTGTTCTGGTTTAAAAACGCGTCTAAAGGGCTCGAAACACGAGAGGCGACATCGTTCCCTCTCCGCCCATTTCCTACGGAACTTGAGATGAGTCGACAATCACTTGTCCTCCTCCAGCTAAATCCATGGACCTCTCAAGCTGGTAGACATGTCTGTGGGCTagcaaaagttgaaaaatgttcaattgTCACGATTGAGCCAGAGTGGCTAAAAACTTTCACCTTTTGCTGCCATTGGGGTTGAACCCAACACACGAGACACTAGTAGCTCCCCTCATACAGTTTTCATATGGAATTGTATGAAGCCACAGTCACTTGCCCTCCTCAAGCATCCATGTGTTTGTACATATGTTCGCGTCCTAACAGACGccacaaacaacaacaattttatGCAGTTGATGttgtattttgtgttaattacATGTGACATTGTGACTGCTATTCAAAGTGTAAACATCACATATTTTACTTGTGGTATGCGCCTCAACGTTGCGTCAGAGCAAGGTGAAATGCTCACACATACATGACCCAGCAGGCTTTCTGGAGGCTCGCTTTGAACCCATGAGGTTGAACATTTTTCAGCCTCCATGTGTCGCATCACTAGCCTGCATGTGTACCAGCTCGAAATTTCTCATGTGCAAATTTCACCGGTTGATTAGCTGGAGTAGGATTGTCATGGGTTTTGTGTAGGACTGTGCAGGTTTCATAGGAAGTGGAAACGTCCCGTGGGTCGAGCCCTTCACAGTTGCGTACCATCATGAGTTCCAATGGGTCAGCGGTCCGGGTCATTCAAGAAATGTTTACCCAACCGAGTGCAGGTTCTACCCCTTACCCCAATCCATGTTTCTCTTTCCGGCTGTTTTCCCGTCCAGGTCTCCACGACAGGAAGTGGCGGTCTGCTCGGCTCGGCCTCGTCCCTCCCCCTGGGGTTCGGGATGCTGGGGGGCCTGGTGCCCGTGTCCCTGCCCTTCCACTTGTCCCCCATGCTGAACCTGTCCCAACTGGGCACAGCAGGCTCCAATACGGCGACCAGTAGCTCGGCGGCCAGTAACAGCGCAGCGTTCTCTACCTTGACCCAGAGTGAGTGTCGCACACTAAGAAAATCCATGAGAAATACCAGGTGTTGTTTTTTGGTTTCCTGTTTGTGGGACAGTAAGTGCTGCTCTGCTGTCGTCTCAGGTCTCCTGTAGGCCTCGTTTAATGTTGTACGTCGGCATCATTTGTTGGATCACCATATTGTTTGTCTGATTGTAATTAATGTTTGACactatatttcattttgttcatctcCCACATCTCCTCCTGTCCTTCCTGCTTCTTCCCTGATGTCTGGCTGTTGCAtctcttctcttcctccctcctctcttcCATCTCTCCTGTTTGTGTCGCCATCTGTTCCTCCCCCTCCTCGTCGCCCTGTCCTGTCTCCTCAGATCTGTATAAGAGTCTCCAGTCAGGGTCTCAGGTTGCTCTGCCTCCTCACTTGCAGCTCGCTTTCTCAGGTAAAATCGGAGCCTTCCTGTTCCTCCACGCCTGCTCCATCTCTCTTCTGCTcagccttttctgtttttagtgtcTGGTGGTGTTCGTTTCGGgctgtctggttctgttccgATCTGTCGGTGGCAGCATGTCTTGGTGGAATTACTTTGGTTGTCCTTCgctttgtcacatttatttgtaCAACTTGTAAAGATGTGGGAAGTTAAACTCATCTTGTACTCCAGTAGCAAATCtacaactgaaaagaaaaaacatccaacCTTCATCGcttttcatcttcttctttctgtcatttcctcactttatttctttcttcctttaaatatcctttatttttattttctctctgtaccttctttatattttctgtcCTACATTGAATCTTTTTGaagtttctttcctttttatttttttctccttcatgtCCCCTCTTGTCTTAATTTCCTCGCCTCCCGTTTGTCAGCCTCTGGTTCCCACAAGACGCCACGCTGGCATCgagggttaaaaaaacaactagaaaattctcgcatttaaaaaaaaatagagcgAGAACCTCGTCATCATTGGAGCTCAACAGGATGATCCAAAAATACTAATTTAGCTCAGAACTGGTTTACCAATCTACAATATCAGCCAAGTAGAAAATCAGTGGAGTGATCCGAAGAGAAAAGAGAACCCAGGATTAATGTATTATATCAAACGTGGTTAAgttaaaagtttagtttttttttcttgtacatcTTCTGTGTTACAGTAATATCATTTATCTGTAAGTGTTAGCCACATCTCTACTGGGAATGCTACCAAATTTCTTTACTTGCATCACATCCAACTCTTCTTCACGTTTTCTACTTCTTCTTCGTTAGATGTCAGTCAGAGCCAAGGAGGCGACACTAAGAGGAAGACTCTATGATCCGGCTCGATTTTTGCGCCTGTCAAAATCCCGTCGGTTCCTCCGACAACGCCAAGAAACCTGGAACAGATCATGCTTAACTAAGGATGTGGGATCCAGTGGGCTTCACCTCATGGAATCAGCTCAGCGCCGCGGTCAAATaacttgtcttttttaaaaaaaaaaataaataaattttatagaTCCTTTGTAGAGAAGGCAAATAGCTTGTCAATGTTTACATAATAGACCAATATCACTGTGGACAGGGAGAGGTAATGAATGGGACAGCAACGAGTGTAGCTGTGTGTGCATGAAGGTCTGGCGCTGCCGCCGGACCCGACTGTGTGCCTTTTCTGGACGTCTCCCACTCTGATGCATGGTCAGTTTGTCTACTtggtgctgtttttttaaaggaaaaaaaagaagaaaaaaaaaaaagcataatgtAATTATCACTGAAACCTGTAAGAAATGTAAACTGCAAATTGAatttgagcttcttttttttttaaagagatgtaCATGTTTTCAGATGTACTTGAATTCTTCGATACGTTTGATCCTGTATAGTACAATAAGCccactttaattaaaatctttgatCCTTAACGTGACGCTATTGTTAAATACTTCAGCTGAAGTGGCTTATTAGCTCTTCAGTGACACTTATGAGCTGTCATGGTGCATTTAAGTACAccttgtaaatgtaaaaaaaaaaaagtcaatttaaatgCTGAACAGTTcttaaaaaatagtaaaagttTTTTCTCCTGAATTTAATGTATATTCTTGtctatttttacagtaaaaagtaTGAAAGCCAGTTGAGCACTGAAAATGTTGATTATCAAGATGTTGAGAAAACAAACTCCGACTCTTTACAAAACTTCCTAAAAATCTTCACATGGCATTTAGTATTTCAAGCACACATGTTTAATCTTAATACAAAAATCCAATGTTAGAAAGATCaggataagatttttttttatttatttaacagaaactcAAATGAAAATGGGTTGAAACAGGAATGAGGACAttgatgatgtaaaaaaaaaaacagggacaCAAAACAATTGAAATCGGATTTGATTCAAACCATGGGTAGGCTATGAAATCTGTTTTAAGTTATACATGGATTAACACAAATGTGACATCGAAGGCATGAAAAAACGATACCGAGATCCGTCAACACCTTTTGACACCAGAAaccaaatgagacaaaaataacaacaaaaacaaaacaaaaggcttCAGTCAGCCtaagcaagttatttttttttctttaacgaCAGTGAAGGTGACTTCAACTGGCAGTAAGAGGAGGTCACTAAAGGTCGTCtcccctgcagctcctcctgggTGGGTTTCTCTCCTAAAAGCGTCGTGGCTTCGCCTATTTGACCAGCGGTCTGGTTTTATCGTCGTCGCTGCACTGGTGGGCTTTGTATTTTTTCACCTCAGCCATGTACTTTGACCAAGCATCGCTCTTTCCTGCCTCAGCCTATGTGGAGAAAGCATGAGGGTTACAGAGGgtataatgcaaaaaaaatatatacaaaatagtaacttaaaaaaaaaaaaggacacaaatTTTGACTTCTGAAAAAAACGAATCTTTTTGCTGTTACATGTGAAATGCCTGTCTGATTTTCAATAAACTCAAAAATCCTAATATGAGGAATCTGCTGATGGTTTTATAGATGGGAAAATGTGAGGGTTTTTAGGTTCAatgcatggaaaaaaaacccagaaaaatgaacaaaacaaaacttttcaacAATTCCTACTGAAATTAAACCACAATCTACCACAAATGTTGGTCTATAAACGATTTAAGGTATTTTAGAGCAGTCTAGACAAACTAAATGAAGTCAAACcagtaaaaactgattttttttttagtactaCTATACAAAAGCTGCTGCATTTTCTATCTCCATTATTCTTAGATTATGCCTCGGAAAAACAAGATATCGTGTAGGAAAGCCATGTGGCCGCTGCCATACTTACTCCTGCGTCCTGTTTCTGCTTCTTCGCAACCATTCCGGTCTTAAGGAACACACCGCCCCGGCGCTTCCCCACCTGGGTGAGGGGATAGAAGACTGACACCGTTACAGGGGTCCTTGCAGGTGGATTGCCAATGAAGGAAACTACACCAGAGCAGAGGGACTAGATTTAGTCTCCTGCTGCACCACCAGTGAAAGCATCACCAGTGAAGAGCAACCCTAACCCTTACTCAGCTAGCAGTTTGAATATTGATACTGATGTCTAATTAtacgatatatatatatatatatacttaaaaaaaaaactacaattatAAATCACAAGATTTCACTCAATCCCGGTATTTCATCTTGGGTGAGCTGATCTACTGCTATCTCGTCTTACAACTGCTGAACCCCTTACAAAGCTGGTCACAGGGAGGGCCTTCTTTTCCACTGAGGTCTGTCCTTGCTCGGTGGCTCTCGCTTCTCCACCTGTTTGCTGCGCCTCCtttttcctctgctcctcctccatcttcttcttaAAAATCTCCATGAAGCTGCCGTCGTTGGCGAACGCGTTGGCCACCCCCGACGCCGCGGGGCTGCTGGAGGGAGACGCCGGGCTGGAGCCCCCGCTGCTGCTCCCGCCGCTGGTCTTATGTTTGCCGTGTGCTCGCTTTGGATCCATGTCTCACACCCACAGTCCGACGACTCAAAGCGAGCGGCTTTTAATGCTCACTGTGGCTTTGTTtttaagctaaatgtttaaaagggCGGATTGCTAATTTGGACCcaggaaatgaggaaaaataataGGAATATACCGATTCGACCACtgaaaaataagcacaaatatcCAAGCGAAACAGAAAACGTCCGTCTTGAGGTCCACAAATGTTATAAttcttgaaaaaacaaaagcagacgCAGGCTAGCCTGCTAACGTGGCTAACATCCGTTTCTTGTAAGGCCTCCCGGTGAGAAACAAACTATCTTCCGCCGTCAACTCCCCTCCCGGAGGTGTCAACACGTTAAATGTAGTCTTCAACGTGAAAGACGCTTCAAACACCGACAAAAACAACGAGCAACGTCAAAGCTTTATCGTCGCTAACTTCTGCCACCCATTACCGTCGGTCGgccatgtttattattttttccacccCCAACGGCGTTGTGTCTCTAGCGCCTCCTACTGTGTCGGTGTTACAAAACATTCTATGGTCATTCGACAATACGACTCCAGAGGGCGCTGTTCAGACACTGAGGTGATTAAAAAAGACCGTGCAATAACttagcaaaaacatttgactaaGAATATTTTCGTGGCTTTCTTTATCCCCCTATACATGAAAAGATACATATTCAGCTCCTCCAGCACTTGTTGAAATGAAATAacgttcttttttttcttttttttgatgtGAATTTCTGAGAGAATAACTATATTTCACCCTGCAGATAAAGAAGGTATGTCGTACAACTCCACATCCCAAATGCAGTGACTTGACACCGCTGGGAAAGAtatgtaaaaagtttttaaaaataaaatactttgagtAGCATAgtctaaaaaaaccccaaaaaaacaatggaAGTCTCCAACCTTTAATCTGAGTTTACTTATTCTGCATGTCTGTACATATCAAATTCAAAAAGATGAACAATGTCTTATTTGAATATCCTTATTTCATCACATCTGTGGAAATCTACGTGAGTTCTGCTTTCAGTTTATGTAAGAAGTTATGAGCAGCCACAAACCGTAATATTCAGCAAGAACAAAAATCACACGAGTTCATGCGACTAGAATCTGGTGGAGGAAGGTACAGTTTCAGCGCAGGCAGGATTCGTCCAACTAAAGATTTGTTTAAACCCAGGATTCACCGCCACACAGAGCAGAGTTGTTGCTCTGTGTCATTGGATCATTATGATCTTTGGTGACGCCATATGGAGACGTTCAGCTGTGTGTGAACTGGTGTGATCGATAAACAATGCCCTCCCGTAGTTCACTGGGCTGTTTTGACACTTGCACAAAGGATGTGAGAAGTTTTGATTATTCATCTTGACCTTTAAGATCGTGACTGAATTATCACAACCTTCCTAGAGAAGAGCCCAAGCTTTGGGAAAGtcaaacttttacacattttgttacataatAAAACCCTGgctttaatctttattttaaacctaaatcCTGGAAAGCGTTGGGCATAATTTTTCCCAGACCACCAATTTAAtagtttataaaactttattttattttctcactgtaGATCACAGTCTTTTGAAACCTCTACCACTTTTGCTCaaacccacagcatgattctgccaccacctgTCTTGCGTGGCCCTCGGTCTTCATCGAAGCCGTTTCTTCAGATATCCTCCAACAAAACCGAAAGGATAATTATCATTTATAATATTTAGAAGTGTTAAGCTGTATTCGGGCCACTGTAGACGGAAACCCCCCTGAAGAGTACAAGAGTACATTTCCACCtcaaaactcagaaactttgagattaatctctgcAATTTTCcagaatttatatatatatattgttttggaAATATCCGAGATCCAAAAGTGGAAAGCTTgcgggaaaaataaaataaaaattgagatGAATCTATtcaattttctagaaaatattttggaaatgaagtttcagaaatcaaaagtttttgatttgttttttctagaatatttctgagatgaatgagtttttttctcacagGTTTCCTTCCCCCTCTTCAAGAGGTATAATTACTTTTGAAGGCCTGATGTCGTTTTCATGTTCGGACGTTTCTAGATGAACCTGAAAGAGTGACTgtagagaaacaaaacagatgtgATTCTCCTGTTCGGATCCAGTTTATTTGatgtgcagcagcagaacagaacTACGCCTCAGATCCCCGTCACGGCGCCGTGTCGTCTACCAGGCCACCGTATGAAAACACAACCGAGCCCCTTCACACCATGCTACGGCTtcaaaccataaataaaacaaaagcagaaaaaatgtgCACAGCAACATGATTGTGGCCTGAAGAGAAAAACGGCACAAAGCGCAAACGGGGGTCAAACAAGTTACAAGATCGCAGTTCTGATATGGGAagagcaaaaaattaaaataaaatgcatagatacaaaaaaaaaagtcaaggtaAAGGTATAGAAAAAGCAGATTTAGTGTTTGATTATGCCTTTTATCTGCCGCTCGCTTCCTGTCAAGAAACGGCACAGATTCTGGCGTCACGTCAAAGTTTCCTCCCATGAGGCGTCAGCGGCAGAAAACGGCAGAACATCAGTAGTTTGATCATCCAGCTTTAAACTGGGATTAACACGACTCCTGCAGCGGGAAGCGGCGAGCGCCGTTCACCCACAACCACATACCCTGTTTCAACCTTTAGTgtggagataaaaaataataataaaaaaatccaaaatacaatattgagggaaaaaaaaaaaaaaaaaaaacccataaatcTAAACTTTGATGCACAAAACAGAGAAGAGGTTGATCATGTTCATCGCCAGTCGGCTCCACAAAGGAAACAGTTTTGATCCAGTGCAAGGCACTAAACACGTCCAGCTTCCTAACAATAAAAGTGCTCCAGTGTAAAGAGTTCTAAGAAGTTTGCACttcaggaaaacattcaagggAACACCAAACATTCCCCAACCACCGGGTTCCCTCCAGTGTTTACATTCTAGACTAAGATGGGAGGGAACTCATCGAAAACAGTGAAGTGATTTTATACTTTACGCCTTCATTAACCGGACATTTCCTACTAATACCCTTCTACATCACATTAAAGTGATCCAAACTTGTACCGCTTTAcctaatattaaataataataataataataataatgataaaaaagattaaaacacaaGACTTGAGTTGAAGAGGctacagaagaaacaaaaagaatcacCTCAAAAGGTGACAAAGTctgctgaaaaacacaacactcTCATGTGGCTGtgagccagcagggggcagcagcaaCACAAGAGACGGAGGGAAACGTGCAGCGGTCCAAGTGAAGGCTTCAAGGTAGAGGTGGACCTGGCCGTCCGGTCCCGTCTCATCTGGGCTGGAGGCGGACCAGGCCGCGCCGGGCGTTGGTGAACTGTCTCTGCTGGGCCAGGAAGGACATGGCCTGGTTTTCAGGTCCCAGCCGCTCCCCCGACACCTGCTGGTGCAACGCCATGCCCTGCGGAGGAAACGGCAAGGGTTGAGCTGAGACGCGGAGCCGGAAGAGCGAGGCGTCGCTCCTCGTACCGACCATGTTGTACCAGGCGCTGATGATGAGCTTCTCCTCCTGGCTGTGTCTGGCTCGGCTCCGTTCGTAGTCGTGCTGGAGGAGAGACGAACGCGCCCGGCAGCTTTTTAGTGACGCcttggaaaaaaacacaaaccaaaaaaaaacaacaagcggAGGTCGCCGGCCGACGCTCTTTACGCGGCTCACCTCCAGATGCTggagtttgttttccttttccgtCAGCTGGTTTCTCAGAGACTGGACGTCGGGAGTCGGAGCCGGCTGCTTGGGATCCAGAGTTTTGATCACCTGCACACAGAAAACATCCTCCTGGTGACGCCTTTCTGTCGCCCCGGAAACGCTTCGTCACGCTGGACATGCGTCCTAACGGGATGGTAACTGTCGaaagtaaatctgaaaagtgtggtgtgcgtCTCTTCATTTCGAACAGATTTCAGGTGTGTGCTTTGGTCAAGTCAttcaaaaacatgaatattacTCGACATAAAACAGTTGCATTCACAGATTAGCATTTCCACAGCATACTGGTGCCAGAACATGTTGCAGTTTGAAGCTTAACTTTGGTCAGactagaaaacaaaactaaact from the Gambusia affinis linkage group LG19, SWU_Gaff_1.0, whole genome shotgun sequence genome contains:
- the ubn2b gene encoding ubinuclein-2b isoform X3, which produces MAEPRKVPFVTISSFSAPPPPQQQQQQPTPESNKKRRREDEAADITLGKDGGGGAAAVGSGGSGGALFGNAKGGGDTDGGETKSTVRLSLTLSEPNEKGSSEFNYGELVQSTPSQVKPAGPTVPKGLAPPLDPSDPFADDEKERREVEELARKFESKYGGNTKKKKKDRMQDLIDIGYGYDETDPFIDNSEAYDELVPASLTTKHGGFYINTGTLQFRAASDSEGENADDHRFKKMKDGEERAIKKRRKKQDGGILEDKKPRKNKVPKTGVSALNVHRPEKKKRKKLMKDSLHLANMLRRFTREKEEMRKKNLAAGAAAALPRPNTKVPGATGTVVGAHPKAGSGGGGNDCNITDLTDDQAVMSLLGSANNDILQDMMGDLDFGLLDSPQPGSPSQGENGAFGAGQKTGRALPSSVMTPPPPLPCGLPGPLAKRIEDLRVASRQFDEEGRKKFFTLDMNNILLDIELQVQEQPAEVRSAVYSHLEAFVPCNKEALLKRLKKLSLNVQDDRLRTPLLKLKLAVCSVMPEQIARYNMDCIAKVAKQQSEEGDKNGSEDDDEEKPGKRVMGPRKKFIWDDKLRSLLCNLVQVKLSFYELEGKNCLSVEDYLKAFMESEVKPLWPKGWMQARMLFKESTMVHGHLTGFTAKKKMVPTPKAKPKEVTWVQRPAPPAGVTPSPATQVAKRPLPSPPGTICLDSLDEAPSPDSISQALAILGNVAKGLAQGDTPPSPERPKTSANPAGLHASPLLQLQKKTSVSSPSSSTPHYITTSSSPSTSLSRPAPITPSPLTPVRVEGAGVVKGTPQPNRHTVLNTQRPLSVGVTKANMPVSVSSPKPRPPPTASPLVAPGPKTGVSIPPSGLLKGSNNKVTGGDTIIITSTQSRPHTLTSPSLVINKTFQASRLPQTPQNKTSSSLPQTPSGVQPQPQSNFITPMHATLTKSAHSSIPPIVKLTPRTPNPTVSPASTSSIPTSASISQSPRSQAAPSIHQYTPKTPAIFRPPFSGASGGVAKSGQGSYTPSSSQKTPGVISATNTSLINTSSMSKHSGSSASPAAAAAASVTQRQRTVGGTPQGVKPVVSVPLSSVSSQLPQVSTTGSGGLLGSASSLPLGFGMLGGLVPVSLPFHLSPMLNLSQLGTAGSNTATSSSAASNSAAFSTLTQNVSQSQGGDTKRKTL
- the trir gene encoding telomerase RNA component interacting RNase isoform X2; the protein is MDPKRAHGKHKTSGGSSSGGSSPASPSSSPAASGVANAFANDGSFMEIFKKKMEEEQRKKEAQQTVSFIGNPPARTPVTVSVFYPLTQVGKRRGGVFLKTGMVAKKQKQDAGAEAGKSDAWSKYMAEVKKYKAHQCSDDDKTRPLVK
- the trir gene encoding telomerase RNA component interacting RNase isoform X1: MDPKRAHGKHKTSGGSSSGGSSPASPSSSPAASGVANAFANDGSFMEIFKKKMEEEQRKKEAQQTGGEARATEQGQTSVEKKALPVTSFVGKRRGGVFLKTGMVAKKQKQDAGAEAGKSDAWSKYMAEVKKYKAHQCSDDDKTRPLVK
- the ubn2b gene encoding ubinuclein-2b isoform X1, yielding MAEPRKVPFVTISSFSAPPPPQQQQQQPTPESNKKRRREDEAADITLGKDGGGGAAAVGSGGSGGALFGNAKGGGDTDGGETKSTVRLSLTLSEPNEKGSSEFNYGELVQSTPSQVKPAGPTVPKGLAPPLDPSDPFADDEKERREVEELARKFESKYGGNTKKKKKDRMQDLIDIGYGYDETDPFIDNSEAYDELVPASLTTKHGGFYINTGTLQFRAASDSEGENADDHRFKKMKDGEERAIKKRRKKQDGGILEDKKPRKNKVPKTGVSALNVHRPEKKKRKKLMKDSLHLANMLRRFTREKEEMRKKNLAAGAAAALPRPNTKVPGATGTVVGAHPKAGSGGGGNDCNITDLTDDQAVMSLLGSANNDILQDMMGDLDFGLLDSPQPGSPSQGENGAFGAGQKTGRALPSSVMTPPPPLPCGLPGPLAKRIEDLRVASRQFDEEGRKKFFTLDMNNILLDIELQVQEQPAEVRSAVYSHLEAFVPCNKEALLKRLKKLSLNVQDDRLRTPLLKLKLAVCSVMPEQIARYNMDCIAKVAKQQSEEGDKNGSEDDDEEKPGKRVMGPRKKFIWDDKLRSLLCNLVQVKLSFYELEGKNCLSVEDYLKAFMESEVKPLWPKGWMQARMLFKESTMVHGHLTGFTAKKKMVPTPKAKPKEVTWVQRPAPPAGVTPSPATQVAKRPLPSPPGTICLDSLDEAPSPDSISQALAILGNVAKGLAQGDTPPSPERPKTSANPAGLHASPLLQLQKKTSVSSPSSSTPHYITTSSSPSTSLSRPAPITPSPLTPVRVEGAGVVKGTPQPNRHTVLNTQRPLSVGVTKANMPVSVSSPKPRPPPTASPLVAPGPKTGVSIPPSGLLKGSNNKVTGGDTIIITSTQSRPHTLTSPSLVINKTFQASRLPQTPQNKTSSSLPQTPSGVQPQPQSNFITPMHATLTKSAHSSIPPIVKLTPRTPNPTVSPASTSSIPTSASISQSPRSQAAPSIHQYTPKTPAIFRPPFSGASGGVAKSGQGSYTPSSSQKTPGVISATNTSLINTSSMSKHSGSSASPAAAAAASVTQRQRTVGGTPQGVKPVVSVPLSSVSSQLPQVSTTGSGGLLGSASSLPLGFGMLGGLVPVSLPFHLSPMLNLSQLGTAGSNTATSSSAASNSAAFSTLTQNLYKSLQSGSQVALPPHLQLAFSDVSQSQGGDTKRKTL
- the ubn2b gene encoding ubinuclein-2b isoform X2, with the translated sequence MAEPRKVPFVTISSFSAPPPPQQQQQQPTPESNKKRRREDEAADITLGKDGGGGAAAVGSGGSGGALFGNAKGGGDTDGGETKSTVRLSLTLSEPNEKGSSEFNYGELVQSTPSQVKPAGPTVPKGLAPPLDPSDPFADDEKERREVEELARKFESKYGGNTKKKKKDRMQDLIDIGYGYDETDPFIDNSEAYDELVPASLTTKHGGFYINTGTLQFRAASDSEGENADDHRFKMKDGEERAIKKRRKKQDGGILEDKKPRKNKVPKTGVSALNVHRPEKKKRKKLMKDSLHLANMLRRFTREKEEMRKKNLAAGAAAALPRPNTKVPGATGTVVGAHPKAGSGGGGNDCNITDLTDDQAVMSLLGSANNDILQDMMGDLDFGLLDSPQPGSPSQGENGAFGAGQKTGRALPSSVMTPPPPLPCGLPGPLAKRIEDLRVASRQFDEEGRKKFFTLDMNNILLDIELQVQEQPAEVRSAVYSHLEAFVPCNKEALLKRLKKLSLNVQDDRLRTPLLKLKLAVCSVMPEQIARYNMDCIAKVAKQQSEEGDKNGSEDDDEEKPGKRVMGPRKKFIWDDKLRSLLCNLVQVKLSFYELEGKNCLSVEDYLKAFMESEVKPLWPKGWMQARMLFKESTMVHGHLTGFTAKKKMVPTPKAKPKEVTWVQRPAPPAGVTPSPATQVAKRPLPSPPGTICLDSLDEAPSPDSISQALAILGNVAKGLAQGDTPPSPERPKTSANPAGLHASPLLQLQKKTSVSSPSSSTPHYITTSSSPSTSLSRPAPITPSPLTPVRVEGAGVVKGTPQPNRHTVLNTQRPLSVGVTKANMPVSVSSPKPRPPPTASPLVAPGPKTGVSIPPSGLLKGSNNKVTGGDTIIITSTQSRPHTLTSPSLVINKTFQASRLPQTPQNKTSSSLPQTPSGVQPQPQSNFITPMHATLTKSAHSSIPPIVKLTPRTPNPTVSPASTSSIPTSASISQSPRSQAAPSIHQYTPKTPAIFRPPFSGASGGVAKSGQGSYTPSSSQKTPGVISATNTSLINTSSMSKHSGSSASPAAAAAASVTQRQRTVGGTPQGVKPVVSVPLSSVSSQLPQVSTTGSGGLLGSASSLPLGFGMLGGLVPVSLPFHLSPMLNLSQLGTAGSNTATSSSAASNSAAFSTLTQNLYKSLQSGSQVALPPHLQLAFSDVSQSQGGDTKRKTL